One window from the genome of Echinicola vietnamensis DSM 17526 encodes:
- a CDS encoding sulfite exporter TauE/SafE family protein, with amino-acid sequence MIWTGLILGFLGSFHCLGMCGPIALAVSAADSKRYWWRKLWYNLGRTVTYGLLGLLVGIVGKGLQLAGIQQWVSIGLGVLIIIFAMLYKRSERALAGGGLYGMVAKVKSSLGFWLKRGGTYAFFMTGLVNGLLPCGMVYIALLASMALSNPWQGGMYMVAFGLGTVPLLFLLMLGSTLFSPLWRQRIYGLMPYFAVLIGVLFIIRGMGLGIHFLSPSLGNFEITAGASDMTICK; translated from the coding sequence ATGATCTGGACAGGACTGATATTGGGATTTTTGGGGTCATTTCATTGCCTTGGCATGTGTGGCCCCATAGCGCTTGCAGTTTCAGCAGCGGATTCCAAGCGTTATTGGTGGCGTAAGCTTTGGTATAACCTCGGGAGGACGGTGACGTATGGGCTGCTAGGCCTTCTCGTGGGCATTGTCGGCAAAGGGCTGCAATTGGCCGGAATCCAGCAATGGGTGTCCATTGGCTTAGGGGTTTTGATCATCATTTTTGCCATGCTGTATAAGCGAAGTGAACGGGCGTTGGCAGGTGGCGGACTGTATGGTATGGTGGCCAAGGTTAAATCTTCATTGGGCTTTTGGTTAAAAAGAGGAGGTACTTATGCCTTTTTCATGACAGGGCTGGTCAATGGCCTTTTGCCGTGTGGAATGGTCTATATCGCTTTACTGGCTTCTATGGCGCTGTCAAATCCCTGGCAGGGTGGAATGTATATGGTGGCTTTTGGATTGGGGACGGTGCCGTTGTTGTTCCTGTTGATGTTAGGAAGTACCCTGTTTTCTCCTTTGTGGCGGCAGCGGATTTATGGATTGATGCCCTATTTTGCGGTGTTGATTGGAGTACTTTTTATCATTAGGGGAATGGGATTGGGAATCCATTTTTTGAGCCCTTCTTTAGGGAATTTTGAGATTACGGCCGGGGCAAGCGATATGACCATTTGTAAGTGA
- a CDS encoding RNA polymerase sigma factor has protein sequence MDLEPAKSLIDGLCKNDPKSQELLYKQFYSYGMSVCLRYTSSREEAVEVLNDSFMKVFTHIQQYDKSLVFRSWFRRILINTAINHYKKDRHHVTTKELEQSIHVKGTQEDVMAKLHYQEMIAVVQTLSPVYRTVFNLYVIEGYSHEEIGEQLGISVGASKSNLSRARANLRELLTRNHEKGLAKYE, from the coding sequence GTGGATCTAGAACCGGCTAAATCGCTCATCGATGGACTTTGTAAAAATGATCCAAAGTCCCAAGAATTGCTTTATAAGCAGTTTTACAGTTATGGTATGAGTGTCTGTCTTCGGTATACCAGTAGTCGGGAAGAGGCTGTGGAGGTGCTGAACGACAGTTTTATGAAGGTGTTTACCCATATTCAGCAGTATGACAAAAGCTTGGTGTTCAGAAGTTGGTTTAGAAGAATTCTGATCAATACGGCCATCAATCATTATAAGAAGGACCGTCATCACGTGACAACCAAGGAGCTGGAACAGTCCATTCATGTAAAGGGCACCCAAGAGGATGTGATGGCCAAGCTCCATTATCAAGAGATGATTGCTGTGGTGCAAACACTTTCTCCTGTTTACCGGACGGTCTTCAACCTTTATGTGATCGAAGGGTACAGCCATGAGGAAATCGGAGAGCAGTTGGGCATATCGGTAGGGGCTTCCAAGTCCAACCTGTCCAGGGCAAGGGCGAATTTAAGGGAATTACTAACAAGAAATCATGAAAAAGGACTGGCAAAATATGAGTGA
- a CDS encoding YceI family protein — protein sequence MMRMFVMIILVWSGVMTAEAQTYRTEKCKVSFFSSAPLEDIKAENKEAIGVFNAGTGDFAFVVQIKGFQFAKSLMQEHFNENFMESDQYPRGTFEGKIEGYDLTKVGQQQVTASGTMNIHGVAQPMDVKGELTASGEKVTMKAVFPVKLEDHDIDIPKILFQKIAEEVEVTVYFEFKED from the coding sequence ATGATGAGAATGTTTGTGATGATCATATTGGTGTGGTCAGGTGTAATGACCGCTGAGGCCCAAACCTACCGCACCGAAAAGTGTAAAGTGAGCTTCTTTTCCAGTGCGCCATTGGAGGATATCAAGGCAGAGAATAAAGAGGCTATAGGTGTGTTCAATGCAGGTACGGGAGATTTTGCTTTTGTCGTCCAGATCAAGGGGTTCCAGTTTGCCAAGTCTCTCATGCAAGAGCACTTCAATGAAAACTTCATGGAATCGGATCAATATCCAAGGGGAACTTTTGAAGGCAAAATCGAAGGTTATGACCTCACCAAAGTCGGCCAGCAGCAGGTAACGGCCAGTGGAACGATGAATATCCATGGCGTAGCGCAGCCGATGGATGTCAAGGGTGAATTGACAGCTTCTGGAGAAAAGGTGACCATGAAAGCGGTGTTTCCGGTAAAGCTGGAGGATCATGACATAGACATTCCCAAGATTCTTTTCCAGAAGATTGCTGAGGAGGTAGAGGTGACGGTTTATTTTGAATTTAAAGAAGATTAA
- a CDS encoding DUF5777 family beta-barrel protein, with product MMCFSFRFGVVLGYLVLLAGCAYGQESLLDQLEKEVEPISDLTYGTFKGTRLINGHTVETRGAGNLDFIISHRFGRVNSGGYNFFGLDDANVRLGLEYSFTDDLTVGIGRNSFQKVYDGFLKYKLLKQQSGRKQLPVTMTWYSNMAVNTFKRPELPMTFERRLAYANQLLIARKFSEGLSLQLMPSYVHQNLAPTAMDKNDLFALGIGGRLKLTPRTSLNMEYYYRLNPYDGDGFYNALAIGFDIETGGHVFQLQLTNAQSMTETGFIPATTGDFWNGDIHFGFNISRSFQLKDNGKGKKW from the coding sequence ATGATGTGTTTTTCTTTTCGATTTGGAGTAGTTTTAGGATACCTGGTGCTATTGGCAGGATGTGCTTATGGGCAAGAAAGCCTGTTGGATCAACTGGAAAAGGAGGTTGAGCCGATTTCGGACCTTACGTACGGAACTTTTAAAGGAACGCGCCTTATCAATGGCCACACAGTAGAAACACGTGGAGCAGGTAACCTGGACTTTATCATTAGCCACCGCTTTGGGAGGGTGAATTCTGGAGGATACAACTTCTTCGGCCTTGATGATGCCAATGTCCGACTGGGCCTGGAATATTCCTTTACGGATGACCTTACGGTTGGGATCGGAAGGAATTCGTTTCAGAAAGTATATGATGGCTTTTTAAAATATAAGCTGCTGAAGCAGCAAAGCGGTAGGAAACAGCTTCCAGTGACGATGACTTGGTATTCGAACATGGCGGTCAATACCTTCAAGAGGCCTGAATTACCAATGACCTTTGAGCGGAGATTAGCTTACGCCAATCAGTTGTTAATTGCCCGTAAGTTTTCTGAGGGACTCTCTCTACAACTGATGCCAAGCTATGTTCACCAAAATTTGGCACCAACGGCCATGGACAAGAATGACCTCTTTGCCCTGGGAATTGGCGGAAGACTAAAGCTTACGCCAAGGACTTCCTTGAACATGGAATATTATTACCGCTTGAATCCATATGATGGAGATGGTTTTTATAATGCGTTGGCGATTGGCTTTGATATTGAGACGGGAGGACACGTCTTCCAGCTCCAGCTGACCAATGCCCAGTCCATGACCGAGACCGGCTTTATCCCTGCCACTACCGGGGATTTCTGGAACGGGGATATCCATTTTGGCTTCAATATTTCCAGGTCTTTTCAGCTAAAGGACAATGGAAAAGGAAAGAAGTGGTAG
- a CDS encoding LacI family DNA-binding transcriptional regulator — translation MIRIKDIAKLSGVSVGTVDRVIHKRGKVSDTAREKVEKVLDEINYTPNLLAKTLGSNKVYSIALLVPDPGQDPYWKLTMTGLDTAKQEWRPYHMDLQPYFFELESAQSFQYAAKELMENPPDAVVCAPIFLNEALAFFEQLDQQKIPYVQFNTMIPEVKPLSFIGQDAYQSGILGASLLHLVSKNQTGNQAILHIRENVQHSVHFREKERGFREYFRKLPQSQTVSSVIIEGEDMNTFEDKLIGAIKKENIKGLYIPTSSGATLTVDVLEKNGLGHISVVGYDLLKENIVLLKSGKIDFLIHQNPSRQVFRGIYHLANHLLFKKRSPEKELFPLEVITAENVDSYLEAILH, via the coding sequence ATGATACGGATAAAAGACATTGCCAAACTATCGGGTGTTTCAGTAGGCACCGTGGACAGGGTAATCCACAAAAGAGGAAAAGTCTCGGATACCGCCCGTGAAAAGGTGGAAAAGGTGCTCGATGAAATCAATTACACCCCCAATCTGCTGGCAAAAACCCTTGGCTCAAATAAAGTATACAGCATAGCCCTGCTGGTTCCGGATCCCGGGCAAGACCCTTACTGGAAGCTCACCATGACGGGATTGGACACGGCAAAGCAGGAATGGAGGCCTTACCATATGGATTTACAGCCTTATTTTTTCGAATTGGAAAGCGCACAGTCTTTTCAATATGCCGCCAAGGAGCTAATGGAAAACCCGCCCGATGCAGTGGTATGTGCCCCTATTTTCTTAAATGAAGCCTTGGCGTTTTTTGAGCAACTCGACCAACAGAAGATTCCTTATGTCCAGTTCAATACCATGATTCCTGAAGTCAAGCCACTGTCCTTTATAGGCCAAGACGCCTATCAGAGTGGCATCCTGGGGGCTTCCCTGCTCCACTTGGTTTCCAAAAACCAAACGGGAAATCAAGCCATCCTACATATCCGGGAAAATGTCCAACACTCCGTTCACTTCCGTGAAAAGGAACGTGGATTTAGAGAATACTTTCGTAAACTCCCCCAATCCCAAACGGTAAGTAGTGTCATTATTGAAGGAGAAGACATGAATACCTTTGAGGATAAATTGATCGGTGCCATCAAAAAGGAAAACATTAAAGGACTATATATCCCAACATCATCCGGAGCCACGTTGACTGTTGATGTGTTGGAAAAAAATGGTTTAGGTCACATAAGTGTAGTAGGGTATGACCTGCTCAAAGAGAATATCGTCCTGCTGAAATCGGGGAAAATCGACTTTTTGATTCACCAAAATCCCAGCAGACAGGTCTTCCGTGGCATCTACCATCTAGCCAACCACCTGCTTTTCAAAAAGCGGTCCCCGGAAAAAGAGCTTTTCCCGCTCGAGGTCATCACCGCAGAAAATGTGGATTCCTACTTAGAGGCTATTTTGCATTGA